The following proteins come from a genomic window of Halomarina ordinaria:
- a CDS encoding glycosyl transferase family 2, with amino-acid sequence MEYVQERVTTLHDFTDPVPEAPVDRAAVVVPMTEREHASLAADRVLTTLETLAPGRVVVALRADAGRVGAVHEWLSGYDLPCEVLWCDGPGVTDLLASAGLDGPRGKGRDVWLALGVAAARESFVVVHDADAKRYSERHVRRLLFPLAHGHEFSKGYYARVEDDRLYGRLFRLFYAPLLRALAARHDDPVVDYLDAFRYALSGEFAASADLARRLWLPRGWGLEVGTLGGAYREAGFARTAQVDLGVHEHDHRAVAGPSGLGDMSEQVGAALFEALADAGVHPDFDALRAAYREAADGLVDQYATDAAFNGLVYDPREEREQVAAYADAVRPPSEDRRLPPWEEAPLDPAAVREVTRTDLAEAGG; translated from the coding sequence ATGGAATACGTACAGGAGCGGGTGACGACGCTCCACGACTTCACCGACCCCGTCCCCGAGGCGCCGGTGGACCGGGCGGCGGTCGTCGTCCCCATGACCGAGCGTGAACACGCCAGCCTGGCGGCCGACCGCGTGCTCACGACCCTCGAGACCCTCGCGCCCGGTCGGGTGGTCGTCGCGCTCCGGGCGGACGCGGGGCGGGTCGGCGCGGTCCACGAGTGGCTCTCGGGGTACGACCTCCCCTGCGAGGTGCTGTGGTGCGACGGCCCCGGCGTCACCGACCTGCTCGCGAGCGCCGGCCTCGACGGCCCGCGGGGGAAGGGCCGGGACGTCTGGCTGGCGCTGGGCGTCGCCGCCGCCCGCGAGTCGTTCGTCGTCGTCCACGACGCCGACGCGAAACGCTACTCCGAGCGGCACGTCCGGCGACTGCTCTTCCCGCTCGCCCACGGCCACGAGTTCTCGAAGGGCTACTACGCCCGCGTCGAGGACGACCGGCTCTACGGGCGGCTCTTTCGCCTGTTCTACGCCCCCCTGCTCCGGGCGCTCGCCGCCCGCCACGACGACCCCGTCGTCGACTACCTCGACGCCTTCCGGTACGCCCTCTCGGGGGAGTTCGCCGCGAGCGCCGACCTCGCCCGGCGCCTGTGGCTCCCGCGCGGGTGGGGCCTCGAGGTCGGGACGCTCGGCGGCGCCTATCGCGAGGCGGGGTTCGCCCGCACCGCCCAGGTCGACCTCGGCGTCCACGAGCACGACCACCGCGCCGTCGCGGGGCCGAGCGGCCTCGGCGACATGAGCGAGCAGGTCGGCGCCGCGCTGTTCGAGGCGCTCGCGGACGCCGGCGTCCACCCCGACTTCGACGCGCTCCGGGCGGCCTACCGCGAGGCGGCCGACGGCCTCGTCGACCAGTACGCGACCGACGCGGCGTTCAACGGACTGGTCTACGACCCGCGTGAGGAGCGCGAGCAGGTGGCCGCCTACGCCGACGCCGTCCGTCCGCCGAGCGAGGACCGTCGCCTCCCGCCGTGGGAGGAGGCGCCGCTCGACCCCGCGGCGGTGCGCGAGGTCACTCGAACGGACCTCGCGGAGGCGGGCGGATGA
- a CDS encoding SDR family oxidoreductase yields the protein MKLAILGCGYVGLELCRQLADHDVTGVRRSESGLADVEATGARAVRADVTDPESLAAVPDVDVVVFAASSGGRGADAARAVFVDGLRTAIDHFAAREDPPERLVYTSSTGVYGDHGGDWVDEETDLDPTTEKTRVLAEAERVAREEATERGIDGTVVRFAGLYGPERYRLERYVEGPVTEGYLNMIHREDAAGVLRFVVEERPPDDLLLAVDDEPVSKWALADWLADECGVERPEKRTKEERLEAGDLSEAARRRVLTSKRCSNARLRERGYAFAYPTYREGYRAAVESYRETGDADTAT from the coding sequence GTGAAGCTCGCCATCCTCGGCTGTGGTTACGTCGGCCTCGAACTCTGCCGGCAGCTCGCCGACCACGACGTGACCGGCGTCCGGCGCTCCGAGTCGGGCCTCGCCGACGTCGAGGCGACCGGCGCGCGGGCGGTCCGCGCGGACGTGACCGACCCCGAGTCGCTCGCCGCCGTCCCGGACGTCGACGTCGTCGTCTTCGCGGCGAGTTCCGGCGGTCGAGGGGCCGACGCCGCCCGCGCGGTGTTCGTCGACGGCCTCCGGACCGCAATCGACCACTTCGCCGCCCGCGAGGACCCGCCCGAGCGGCTGGTGTACACCTCCAGTACGGGCGTCTACGGCGACCACGGCGGCGACTGGGTCGACGAGGAGACCGACCTCGACCCGACGACCGAGAAGACCCGCGTGCTCGCCGAGGCGGAGCGCGTCGCGCGCGAGGAGGCCACCGAGCGAGGCATCGACGGGACCGTCGTCCGCTTCGCGGGGCTGTACGGTCCCGAGCGCTACCGGCTGGAGCGGTACGTCGAGGGACCGGTCACCGAGGGCTACCTGAACATGATACACCGCGAGGACGCGGCCGGCGTCCTCCGGTTCGTCGTCGAGGAGCGGCCGCCGGACGACCTCCTGCTGGCCGTCGACGACGAACCCGTCTCGAAGTGGGCGCTCGCCGACTGGCTGGCCGACGAGTGTGGCGTCGAGCGCCCCGAGAAACGGACGAAGGAGGAGCGCCTGGAGGCGGGCGACCTCTCGGAGGCGGCCCGTCGACGCGTCCTGACGAGCAAGCGCTGCTCGAACGCCCGGCTCCGGGAACGGGGCTACGCGTTCGCCTACCCGACCTACCGCGAGGGCTACCGCGCGGCGGTCGAGTCCTATCGGGAGACCGGCGACGCGGATACGGCAACGTAA
- a CDS encoding NUDIX hydrolase — MDLSRVAAHRPVEVTDEEREAAVLVPLVARDDGPAILFTKRADHLGEHPGQMSFPGGGREPTDEDLLATALREANEEIGLDPETVEVVGRLDDIRTVTSYSVRPFVAWVPDTTYVPDEREVAEIAVLPVADLTDRSNYESERREHPHYGEVRLHFFHVDGFTVWGATGNMLVQFLELATDWRMPEEVDRVVDPDADLPS; from the coding sequence ATGGACCTGTCGCGGGTGGCCGCACACCGGCCGGTCGAGGTGACCGACGAGGAGCGAGAGGCGGCGGTGCTGGTGCCGCTGGTCGCCCGCGACGACGGCCCCGCGATACTGTTCACGAAGCGCGCCGACCACCTCGGGGAACACCCCGGCCAGATGAGCTTCCCCGGCGGGGGGCGCGAACCGACCGACGAGGACCTGCTGGCGACGGCGCTGCGGGAGGCCAACGAGGAGATCGGTCTCGACCCGGAGACCGTCGAGGTGGTCGGCCGCCTCGACGACATCCGGACCGTGACCAGCTATTCGGTCCGCCCGTTCGTCGCCTGGGTCCCCGACACGACCTACGTCCCCGACGAACGGGAGGTCGCCGAAATCGCCGTCCTCCCGGTCGCGGACCTCACCGACCGCTCGAACTACGAGTCAGAGCGCCGCGAGCACCCCCACTACGGGGAGGTCCGACTGCACTTCTTCCACGTCGACGGCTTCACCGTCTGGGGGGCGACGGGCAACATGCTCGTCCAGTTCCTCGAACTCGCCACCGACTGGCGGATGCCCGAGGAGGTCGACCGGGTGGTGGACCCGGACGCCGACCTCCCCTCGTGA
- a CDS encoding Hsp20/alpha crystallin family protein encodes MKDLSERVERVVLDNVGRAFSRVQERTPLPADLLESDDAYLVVFDAPGATGDDIDVRFDENTVRVRIDRFRDYYEDYEMRIPGRGLALDGAVTLPEGATVDPRTAEATLTSNGTLRVRIPKTEDERDVPVDVTTEDDADADEDEPRDRDVGDSHTDTDSVDDAERVDADDSADTA; translated from the coding sequence ATGAAAGACCTCAGCGAGCGCGTCGAACGCGTCGTCCTCGACAACGTCGGCCGAGCGTTCAGTCGCGTCCAGGAACGGACGCCCCTGCCGGCCGACCTGCTGGAGAGCGACGACGCCTACCTCGTCGTCTTCGACGCCCCCGGCGCCACCGGCGACGACATCGACGTCCGCTTCGACGAGAACACCGTCCGTGTCCGCATCGACCGCTTCCGTGACTACTACGAGGACTACGAGATGCGCATCCCCGGCCGCGGCCTCGCGCTCGACGGCGCCGTCACCCTCCCCGAGGGAGCGACCGTCGACCCCCGGACGGCCGAGGCGACGCTCACGAGCAACGGCACGCTCCGCGTCCGCATCCCGAAGACCGAGGACGAACGCGACGTCCCCGTCGACGTGACGACGGAGGACGACGCGGACGCGGATGAGGACGAGCCGCGAGACCGAGACGTCGGCGACTCCCACACCGACACCGACAGTGTCGACGACGCGGAGCGCGTCGACGCCGACGACTCGGCGGACACCGCCTGA
- a CDS encoding DUF5791 family protein — protein sequence MLQNVASDPGALAPEELRAQYDDRLRETVETVGAATVAEEAGVSRESVDALAAGESPDLTLEEAAAILATEAETPDADAIEMEVLDELMMGMSIAVVDVESLEADLDGELDAKEIQQKIEGRFPVSLSELAAIQQAIEARKP from the coding sequence ATGCTCCAGAACGTCGCTTCGGACCCCGGCGCGCTCGCGCCGGAGGAGTTGCGCGCGCAGTACGACGACCGCCTGCGCGAGACCGTCGAGACCGTCGGCGCGGCCACCGTCGCCGAGGAGGCGGGCGTGAGCCGCGAGAGCGTCGACGCCCTCGCCGCCGGCGAGTCGCCCGACCTCACGCTCGAGGAGGCGGCGGCCATCCTGGCGACCGAGGCGGAGACGCCCGACGCCGACGCCATCGAGATGGAGGTCCTCGACGAGTTGATGATGGGGATGTCCATCGCCGTCGTCGACGTCGAGTCGCTGGAGGCGGACCTCGACGGCGAGCTGGACGCCAAGGAGATACAACAGAAGATAGAGGGCCGCTTCCCCGTGTCGCTCTCCGAGCTGGCGGCTATCCAGCAGGCCATCGAGGCGCGAAAGCCGTGA
- a CDS encoding DUF7109 family protein — protein MSADLALDGDDLAGVVDLFGALTREELDRALAELAFKHDADAPDDEVVETALERYELVDHDGLLVVGPAAFPTLPEGAADLPHILDVPPRTPDTEAVARTAEERFRAEAARALAADPSGEELARLVDASYDIEAWGPVDLGEVRRRLDAARDEQ, from the coding sequence ATGAGCGCGGACCTCGCCCTCGACGGCGACGACCTCGCGGGGGTCGTCGACCTCTTCGGCGCGCTCACCCGCGAGGAACTCGACCGGGCGCTCGCCGAACTCGCGTTCAAGCACGACGCCGACGCGCCCGACGACGAGGTCGTCGAGACGGCCCTGGAGCGGTACGAACTCGTCGACCACGACGGCCTGCTGGTGGTCGGTCCGGCGGCGTTCCCGACGCTCCCCGAGGGGGCGGCCGACCTCCCGCACATCCTCGACGTCCCCCCGCGCACGCCGGACACGGAGGCGGTGGCGCGGACGGCCGAGGAGCGCTTTCGGGCCGAGGCCGCGCGGGCGCTCGCGGCCGACCCGAGCGGAGAGGAACTCGCCCGCCTCGTCGACGCGAGCTACGACATCGAGGCGTGGGGACCGGTCGACCTGGGCGAGGTGCGCCGTCGCCTCGACGCCGCGCGCGACGAGCAGTGA
- a CDS encoding DUF429 domain-containing protein — protein sequence MDVIGVDFSGARDAGAKTWVAAATWCDGTLRVTDCRSLAARAGTADRAPALSHLCDLLAAHDGPAGLDFSFGLPRAVLDPAATWPDGLAIVAAHEGPDALRATCTERAHAHADGDRTFLKRATDERTGASSPYHWLVAHQTFYGVRDVLAPLVDRGASAPPMRRGDPPWLCEIYPAATLRSCSLPDRRYKDDARHDGARGRRARIVDGLAARTPLEVDADTRETLVADEGGDALDSVVAALAAWRAWRADFAPVEPWTPVEGHIYV from the coding sequence ATGGACGTCATCGGGGTCGACTTCAGCGGCGCGCGCGACGCCGGCGCGAAGACGTGGGTCGCGGCAGCGACGTGGTGCGACGGTACCCTCCGCGTGACCGACTGTCGCTCGCTGGCCGCGCGCGCCGGGACGGCCGACCGCGCACCCGCGCTCTCGCACCTGTGCGACCTGCTCGCCGCCCACGACGGTCCGGCAGGCCTCGACTTCTCCTTCGGCCTCCCGCGCGCCGTCCTCGACCCCGCCGCGACGTGGCCCGACGGCCTCGCCATCGTCGCCGCCCACGAGGGACCGGACGCCCTCCGGGCGACCTGCACCGAGCGGGCGCACGCGCACGCCGACGGCGACCGGACGTTCCTGAAACGCGCCACCGACGAGCGTACCGGCGCCAGTTCGCCCTACCACTGGCTCGTCGCCCACCAGACGTTCTACGGGGTGCGCGACGTCCTCGCGCCGCTCGTCGACCGGGGTGCCTCGGCTCCACCCATGCGCCGCGGCGACCCGCCGTGGCTCTGCGAGATATACCCCGCGGCGACGCTGCGCTCGTGCTCGCTCCCGGACCGGCGCTACAAGGACGACGCCAGACACGATGGCGCGCGCGGGCGCCGAGCGCGCATCGTCGACGGTCTGGCCGCGCGGACGCCGCTGGAAGTCGACGCCGACACGCGCGAGACGCTCGTCGCCGACGAGGGGGGCGACGCCCTCGACAGCGTCGTCGCGGCGCTGGCCGCCTGGCGCGCGTGGCGCGCCGACTTCGCCCCGGTGGAGCCCTGGACTCCGGTCGAGGGCCACATCTACGTCTGA
- a CDS encoding DUF7388 family protein: MLTERTLSTTGIDAIALKPTECDVRAALDLGVETVAIDYEGREHLPDAATLRALADNLTVYLTTPVRADGFDALGDGSLVERVPPDVGRVLVAGNAAYLTEAERARAVAPRLRAALADYHEDAPAPWVGTEGIERLALAAGGVQYDLLGRATERELRALRAVGFDGEVAVYAPTVLTADEDAILDALGGYVSRRRAVRRALPDGAATDRTATGRAREVLLAAADDFALVGTAESVREQVDALHEAGATTVVGYPARGPAAFR, from the coding sequence ATGTTGACAGAGCGGACGCTCTCGACGACGGGAATCGACGCCATCGCGCTCAAGCCGACGGAGTGCGACGTGCGCGCGGCGCTCGACCTCGGCGTCGAGACGGTCGCCATCGACTACGAGGGTCGCGAGCACCTCCCCGACGCGGCGACGCTCCGTGCGCTCGCCGACAACCTGACGGTCTACCTCACCACGCCCGTCCGGGCCGACGGGTTCGACGCCCTCGGCGACGGGTCGCTCGTCGAACGGGTGCCGCCCGACGTCGGGCGCGTCCTCGTCGCCGGGAACGCGGCGTACCTCACCGAGGCCGAACGCGCCCGCGCCGTCGCCCCGCGCCTCCGGGCCGCGCTGGCCGACTATCACGAGGACGCGCCGGCACCGTGGGTCGGCACCGAGGGCATCGAACGCCTCGCGCTGGCGGCCGGCGGCGTCCAGTACGACCTGCTCGGCCGGGCGACGGAGCGCGAGCTCCGGGCGCTCAGGGCCGTCGGCTTCGACGGCGAGGTGGCCGTCTACGCGCCGACGGTGCTCACGGCCGACGAGGACGCCATCCTCGACGCCCTGGGCGGGTACGTCTCGCGTCGGCGGGCGGTGCGCCGGGCGCTCCCCGACGGGGCGGCGACCGACCGCACCGCGACGGGTCGCGCTCGCGAGGTGTTGCTCGCGGCGGCCGACGACTTCGCGCTCGTCGGGACGGCCGAGTCGGTCCGCGAGCAGGTCGACGCGCTCCACGAGGCGGGCGCGACGACGGTCGTCGGCTACCCCGCCCGCGGGCCGGCGGCGTTCCGGTGA
- a CDS encoding aldo/keto reductase has translation MVTKNATWAYRDAFDGFARTYFRRFGEGVVSSVGLGTYLGEPTDDVDDAYHETVVKALENGINVVDTAVNYRAQRSERVVGRALADADVDREAVLVATKGGFVPFDGERPADPAAYVREQYLDTGVVEREDLVRGIHCIAPGFVDDQLDRSLSNLDVDTVDLYYVHNPETQLEERSREAVYDQLEETFTLLERRAAAGDIRHYGVATWRCFRVPPDHDAYLSLPAVVDRARAASDEAGTASTHLRAIQLPFNVHMADAFTVEAHESVEGPQSALRFAHDAGLGVFTSASLGQGDLARAGSIPDPVAAKLAGETPAQRALNFARSAPGVTSSLVGTSTPEHLAENLAAGTFEPMGARAFDGTFE, from the coding sequence ATGGTCACGAAGAACGCGACGTGGGCCTACCGGGACGCGTTCGACGGGTTCGCGCGCACCTACTTCCGGCGGTTCGGCGAAGGGGTGGTGTCGAGCGTCGGGCTCGGAACCTACCTCGGGGAGCCGACGGACGACGTCGACGACGCCTACCACGAGACCGTCGTGAAGGCGCTCGAGAACGGCATCAACGTCGTCGACACCGCGGTCAACTACCGCGCCCAGCGCTCCGAGCGCGTGGTGGGGCGTGCGCTCGCCGACGCCGACGTGGACCGGGAGGCGGTCCTCGTCGCCACCAAGGGTGGGTTCGTCCCCTTCGACGGTGAGCGCCCCGCCGACCCGGCGGCGTACGTCCGCGAGCAGTACCTCGACACCGGCGTCGTCGAGCGCGAGGACCTCGTGCGCGGTATCCACTGTATCGCGCCGGGGTTCGTCGACGACCAGCTCGACCGCTCGCTGTCGAACCTCGACGTCGACACCGTCGACCTCTACTACGTCCACAACCCGGAGACGCAGTTGGAGGAGCGCTCGCGCGAGGCGGTGTACGACCAGCTGGAGGAGACGTTCACCCTCCTCGAACGCCGGGCGGCCGCCGGCGACATCCGCCACTACGGCGTGGCGACGTGGCGGTGTTTCCGGGTACCGCCGGACCACGACGCCTACCTCTCGCTGCCGGCGGTGGTCGACCGCGCTCGCGCCGCCTCCGACGAGGCGGGGACGGCCTCGACGCACCTCCGGGCGATTCAGCTCCCGTTCAACGTCCACATGGCCGACGCGTTCACCGTCGAGGCCCACGAGTCGGTCGAGGGGCCACAGAGCGCCCTCCGGTTCGCCCACGACGCGGGGCTGGGCGTCTTCACCAGCGCCTCCCTCGGTCAGGGCGACCTCGCGCGGGCGGGGTCGATTCCGGACCCCGTCGCGGCGAAACTCGCGGGCGAGACGCCGGCCCAGCGCGCGCTCAACTTCGCGCGCAGCGCCCCCGGCGTCACCTCCTCGCTCGTCGGGACGAGCACGCCCGAGCACCTCGCGGAGAACCTCGCCGCCGGGACGTTCGAGCCGATGGGCGCCCGCGCGTTCGACGGGACGTTCGAGTAG
- a CDS encoding DUF7559 family protein: MPKTLEVKCTESECELDMFELHYTYDMPEETTVADFSCPYCGSTDGLEEIAL; this comes from the coding sequence ATGCCGAAGACGCTGGAGGTCAAGTGTACGGAGTCGGAGTGCGAGTTGGACATGTTCGAGTTGCACTACACCTACGACATGCCCGAGGAGACCACGGTCGCCGACTTCTCCTGTCCCTACTGCGGGTCGACCGACGGTCTCGAAGAGATAGCGCTCTGA
- a CDS encoding MFS transporter translates to MSRRQLFGSLCAMVFLVNLGRVIYAPLLPPLQQAFGVTEATLGLLTALAWFGSASPRFLAGYLLTRTSRMVVILGAGVVLTGAALLAAVAPSVEALLVGAFCMGLASGPYFIAAAPLVSELFPGNVGRALGLHGAASQFAAVGAAPLVVAVLAVGSWRATFHVIAVATALVTLALFLVGRRTPLPSVGQADRDLLGAARAQWRIIVSGIALVSLTGFVWNGVFNFYVLYMIQAKGFAEPTANTMLTVLFAAGIPAFVVGGDLAERLPTVPFVISISVSFALGLLALTSVSNLLAVVALTVVVGFVIHCLFPAVDTYMLATVPGEHRASTYAVFSGTMMLPQAGGSVAFGVLRDAGLSWDAIASGAALGLLLVMGALVGLYVDGRLPTTGAAVEQ, encoded by the coding sequence GTGTCTCGCCGTCAGCTGTTCGGCTCTCTCTGCGCGATGGTCTTCCTCGTGAACCTCGGTCGGGTCATCTACGCGCCGCTGCTCCCGCCCCTCCAGCAGGCCTTCGGGGTGACGGAGGCCACCCTCGGCCTCCTCACGGCGCTCGCCTGGTTCGGGAGCGCGAGCCCCCGGTTCCTCGCGGGCTACCTCCTCACCAGGACCTCGCGGATGGTCGTCATCCTCGGGGCGGGCGTCGTCCTGACGGGCGCGGCGCTGCTCGCGGCGGTGGCCCCCTCCGTCGAGGCGCTGCTGGTCGGCGCGTTCTGCATGGGGCTCGCGAGCGGCCCCTACTTCATCGCCGCCGCCCCGCTGGTGAGCGAACTGTTCCCGGGGAACGTCGGGCGTGCCCTCGGCCTCCACGGCGCGGCGAGCCAGTTCGCCGCCGTCGGGGCCGCGCCGCTGGTCGTCGCCGTCCTCGCGGTCGGGTCGTGGCGGGCGACGTTCCACGTCATCGCGGTGGCGACGGCGCTCGTCACCCTCGCGCTGTTCCTCGTCGGCCGGCGGACGCCCCTCCCGTCGGTGGGGCAGGCCGACCGCGACCTCCTCGGGGCGGCGCGCGCGCAGTGGCGCATCATCGTCTCGGGCATCGCGCTCGTCAGCCTCACCGGCTTCGTCTGGAACGGCGTGTTCAACTTCTACGTCCTCTACATGATACAGGCGAAGGGGTTCGCCGAACCGACGGCCAACACGATGCTCACGGTCCTGTTCGCCGCCGGTATCCCCGCGTTCGTCGTGGGCGGCGACCTCGCCGAGCGCCTCCCGACGGTGCCGTTCGTCATCTCCATCTCCGTCTCGTTCGCGCTCGGCCTGCTCGCGCTCACGTCGGTGTCGAACCTGCTGGCGGTCGTCGCCCTCACCGTCGTCGTCGGGTTCGTCATCCACTGCCTGTTCCCGGCGGTCGACACCTACATGCTCGCGACGGTGCCGGGCGAACACCGCGCCAGCACCTACGCCGTCTTCAGCGGGACGATGATGCTCCCGCAGGCCGGCGGTTCCGTCGCCTTCGGCGTCCTCCGGGACGCGGGGCTGTCGTGGGACGCCATCGCCAGCGGGGCGGCGCTCGGCCTCCTGCTCGTGATGGGGGCGCTGGTGGGTCTCTACGTCGACGGCCGCCTCCCGACGACGGGTGCGGCCGTCGAGCAGTAG